Genomic window (Moraxella haemolytica):
GTGCAGCTCAAATGGACGGTGCTATCTTGGTTGTTGCTGCAACTGACGGCCCAATGCCACAAACTCGTGAGCACATCCTACTATCTCGTCAGGTTGGCGTACCATACATCATGGTATTTATGAACAAGTGTGACCTTGTTGATGACGAAGAGCTACTAGAGCTAGTAGAAATGGAAGTGCGTGAACTTCTATCTGACTACGACTTCCCAGGTGATGACACACCAATCATCAAAGGTTCTGCACTACTAGGTCTAAACGGTGATCAAGGTCAATATGGCGAACCAGCTATCCTTGAGCTACTAGACACTCTAGACAGCTATATCCCAGAGCCAGAGCGTGACATCGATCGTCCATTCCTAATGCCAATCGAAGATGTATTCTCAATCTCTGGTCGTGGTACTGTTGTAACTGGTCGTGTTGAGTCTGGTATCATCAAAGTTGGTGATGAAGTTGAAATCGTTGGTATCAAAGACACTGCTAAGACTACCTGTACTGGTGTTGAAATGTTCCGTAAGCTACTAGACGAAGGTCGTGCTGGCGAGAACTGTGGTGTACTACTTCGTGGTACTAAGCGTGAAGAAGTTCAGCGTGGTCAAGTACTTGCTAAGCCAGGTTCAATCACTCCGCACACTCAATTTGACGCAGAAGTATACGTACTATCAAAAGAAGAAGGTGGTCGTCACACGCCATTCCTAAATGGCTATCGCCCACAATTCTACTTCCGTACTACTGACGTAACTGGCGCCATCACTCTACAAGAAGGTACTGAAATGGTTATGCCTGGCGACAACGTTGAGATGAGTGTCGAGCTTATCCACCCAATCGCTATGGACAAAGGTCTACGCTTCGCTATCCGTGAAGGTGGTCGTACTGTAGGTGCTGGTGTTGTTGCTAATGTTAAAGGCTAATCTTTAACAAACCAACACAAACCAAAACAAAGCATCAGCTTTAACCCAAAACCCCTGCCAGAGATGGTGGGGGTTTTTGGTTGGGTGGTAAAAAATTATAATTAAGACTTGTATTTTTAAAAAAACCTGCTATAATAGCAGTCCTTAACACCTTAGGCGATTGGCTCAATTGGTAGAGCATCGGTCTCCAAAACCGAGGGTTGGGGGTTCGAGTCCCTCATCGCCTGCCATCTTATCTTTCCATACCATTCTTTTAATCATAAAAAATTGGTCACTCCAAGGCAATCTTCTGCATGAGCGATAATAAACATTTTGATTCACAAGCTGAAACTGTGGCGTCAAATAGCTCAGGCCAGCAAAAAAAACCAATTATCATATCCAAAGAAAATGTTGTCGAAGTTGCAAAAAAGCGTTCGGGAACAGACTACATTCTTTGGCTTTTAGCGATTGTTGTGTTGATTGGTGCAACCCTTGCTCCTGAATATTTGCCAAGATACTGGGTTTATGCAAATGACATTTGGATTCAGCTTGGAATTACGGTGGTTTTGGTTGTTTTTGCTATTGTGTGTTTAGCACTTACTCATCAAGGCAGAGCTTTTAAGACCTTGCTAAAAGATGCAGGCATTGAGCTAAGACGAGTAACTTGGCCAAGTAAAGACGAAACCA
Coding sequences:
- the tuf gene encoding elongation factor Tu, yielding MAKAKFERNKPHVNVGTIGHVDHGKTTLTAAIATVAAKHHGGEAKDYAAIDSAPEEKARGITINTSHIEYDTQARHYAHVDCPGHADYVKNMITGAAQMDGAILVVAATDGPMPQTREHILLSRQVGVPYIMVFMNKCDLVDDEELLELVEMEVRELLSDYDFPGDDTPIIKGSALLGLNGDQGQYGEPAILELLDTLDSYIPEPERDIDRPFLMPIEDVFSISGRGTVVTGRVESGIIKVGDEVEIVGIKDTAKTTCTGVEMFRKLLDEGRAGENCGVLLRGTKREEVQRGQVLAKPGSITPHTQFDAEVYVLSKEEGGRHTPFLNGYRPQFYFRTTDVTGAITLQEGTEMVMPGDNVEMSVELIHPIAMDKGLRFAIREGGRTVGAGVVANVKG
- the secE gene encoding preprotein translocase subunit SecE; translated protein: MSDNKHFDSQAETVASNSSGQQKKPIIISKENVVEVAKKRSGTDYILWLLAIVVLIGATLAPEYLPRYWVYANDIWIQLGITVVLVVFAIVCLALTHQGRAFKTLLKDAGIELRRVTWPSKDETIRYTWQTVLAIIIFGLVIWLLDNVFNKIVGFILN